The Oceanidesulfovibrio indonesiensis region AAACATATTTGATTCCGGTGAGCTGGACAAAAGTGCAGTTGTTGCAAAAAATGCAACAACTGCAGCGGACGGCAAGACGTATCAGGTCGAATACTACAACCTCGACGCCATCATCTCCGTCGGCTACCGGGTGAATTCCACCCGCGCCACACAGTTCCGGATATGGTCC contains the following coding sequences:
- a CDS encoding virulence RhuM family protein, whose translation is MSEPTTGEILLYTAPGGNVQVNCLFQGETLWLSLNQIAELFGKDKSTISRHLKNIFDSGELDKSAVVAKNATTAADGKTYQVEYYNLDAIISVGYRVNSTRATQFRIWS